In Natronococcus sp. AD-5, the genomic window AGCGAGCGACAGCAGAGCAGAGCAGAGCAGAGTAGAGTAGAGTAGAGCAGAGCAAAGTGGACTATCACACCCTCGAGAGAGAGAGAGACCAGCTGTGCACTCCACAGGAGGAGTGGACTATCAGGCCGAGTACGAGCCAGCGAGGACTATCACTATCTCGAGAGAAGGGGGACTATCCGGCCTGACTGAGACACGCGATTCTCTCTGATTGGTGCGACCTCGAGGAGAGTAGTAGTGAACTCTCCACAAGGAGTCAGCATCGTGGCGATCTCAATCTCGAGACTACCTATCTGGGGGTCATCCCTGCCTACAGCAGAGTGGACTCTCCCACCGGAGCGAGCGCGGAGCGAAGCGGAGCGCGAGCGGTCCAGTCGGTAGGGTGGTGCCTCGAGGATTGCAGGTGGGCGTCGCCATGACCGTGAAAGGTCGTACAATTCGGTCGCGACGGATACGATTAGCATGGACCTGCCGACGTCAGCACTCGGCAAGATCGACCGTCAGGCACTCATCGAGCAGTACGACCTCGAAACCGTTTGATGCGAGCTCGCTGACGCCTCTCCCCCGTCTACACAGCGGCGGGCGCTATAGCGAGGCACCCACCTCGTTGGTCCCGGTGCAAACCGAGCTAATTTATCATGGGCCGCGACGTACCCCGCGCTGTGTTTCCGCTCGGCCATCTCGCCTTCGCGTATCTCTGTTACGTCGCGTACGCGGCTCTCACCCGCCGACCGTTGCCGGCTCGCTGGGCGCTGTTCCCGGTGGCGATCGGCAGTCAATTCCCCGACCTGATCGATAAGCCGCTGGCGTATTACGGCGTGCTCGCGAGCGGCCGGTCGGTCGCCCATTCGATCGTGATCGCCGTACTCGTCGCCGGCCTCGTCACCTGGGCTGGCTACGCGCTCCAGCGCCAGCGCCCGGACCACCGCTGGGTCGAACGGCTCAGTGCCGTCACCCCGGCGGCGTTCAGCATCGGCTACCTGTCGCATCTCGTCGGCGATAGCATCGGCCCCCTGCTAGCGGGCGCCTATTCTGAACTGCCGTTCCTGCTTTGGCCAATCCTCTCCGTACCCCAGCACGCAGGCGACAGCGTCGCTCCCTGGATCCGCCTCCTCGAACTCTACCAGCAGCCACAGACCCACCCGGAACTCCCCCTGATCGTGACTGCGCTCGTCGTGTTCGTCTCGCTGCGCGTCTGGACCCACCTCGGCGCGTCACCTGCCGCCAGCAACTGACCACTGGTATTACGGTAGAGAAGAATGTCGTCCTCGTCCACACTGGTGGTGTGCTCGCTCGATCGGAAAGCGGTTACAGCCATTACGTTGGCCATGGGTCTCTCCCATGCTGCGGGCGAAATCCATTGGCCCGTTTCGTCGTCGGTCGTAAGCGCGGTCGCCCAAAAAATCAGCGATGAGCCGAATCAGTCCGGCCGCCGTTCGCTGGCTGAGACCGGTTCGGCGTCCACCTCAACGAGGTCGTACTGGTCGGTATTACGGACCTACGACGGGGCGAGCCCGAGGATCTCGTAGTCGTGTCGTTCGGCGTCCGCCCGTTTGATGATCCTGTTCTCGACGACCCGGTCGGCCGGGGCGACGGCCCCTAGCCCTCGCCCTCGGCGACAACGACCGGCTCGTCCGGGAGCTCGGACGGTTCGTATTCGACCGGGTGTTCGGCGTTCTTGAGGACCTCCTTGAGGCGCTCCTTCTCCCAGTCGATCTGAACCTCGTCCGGCGGCGCGGTCGGTCCGCCGAAATGTTAGAGGACCTCGTGACGCACCTCAAATACTCCCTCGGGGTCGGCGAGCGGGTCGAGCGCACCCTTGTCCGCGAAGAGGCTGCCGTCGGGTGCAGTGGCATCGAAGAGGTCGTCGTACTTGCTCATAGACGAAGGTTTCGGCGGAACGTTGGTGTCTCTCGAGCACGTTCCGCATAACGGTTCTGGATCACGGCCCTCTGTGGGCGAGCCAGCAAACGTGGCGCGAAATCATTCGGCCACCGCTTCGTTCGTGCCGACGAACAGGGCCTGCCGTATCCGTGACTGCGAGCCACTTCACGGAACACTTTTGCGTATGGGTACCCATACATCACGTATGAGCAGGAACATCGCCATCTCGGATGACGTTTACCGCGAGCTCAAGCGAGAGAAGGGCGAGCGGAGTTTCAGCGACGTGATCCGTGACCATCTCAAGGAGCGCCGTCAGCTCGCCGACGTCACGGGGGCGGGCGTGCTCGACCCCGACGTCCAGACGGCGGTGAAAGACGACGTCGAACGCCTGAGCCAGGGGACGCTCTCGCGACTCGACGATGAAACTCTGTGATACGTCGGTCCTCGTCGATATCGACCGCGGCGGGGTCGATGACCGCGTGCGGAAACTCGACGACGAGGGGCGTCACGCGATCAGTACGGTGACGGTCACCGAACTCCGGCTCGGCGTGAACAAGCGATATGAGGATGCAGAGGCGCGACAGACCGCCTTCGAAGACCTCGAGCGACTGCTCGCCCGGTTCGAGATCGTCGACGTCGATCGGGCCGTCGCGACCGCCGCGGCCGATCTCGTTCACGCACTGCAGGCGCGGGGCGAGCCGCTCCACGATCTTCACGACGTGTACGTTGGCGCGACCGCCCTGACCGAACAGCTGCCGGTGCTCACCGCGAACGTGGATCACTTCGAACGAATGGACGACGTGGCCGTCATCGACTGGACGACCTTTTGAGCACATCCCAGTAGGCTAGCTACAGGATCAAACCACAGCACGGCGGCTATGTGGGCGGTGTGGCACCCCCTCAGTGACAGCACTGAACAGCATCCGACACTCCTTCAGATTCGCGTACTCGATGGCGACCTTATCGTTCCGCGTAGCGAACTCTCGATACACGCGCCGGGTCGTCAGCGTCTTGCCGGTGCCCGGCGGGCCGTAGATCGAGACCGTCGGCGGGAGATAGCCGTCGTGGACGCCGTTGAGGAGCGTCGCGAGCTCGCGTTCCTGGGCCTCGCGCGCGTGAATCTCCTCGGGGTCGGCGAGCGGATCAAGCGCGCCCTTGTCCGCAAACAGGCTGCCGTCGGGGGCGGTGGCGTCGAAGAGGTCGTCGTACTTGCTCATACGATCGCGAGTACCAGTGGTAGCCGCGTGCTAGTAATGAACGTTCCGCACGTCGAGCCAGCACACACGGCTTCGATAGCACCCTGATCTTGTGGCGACCAGGCCATCGACGCTGCAGTCTCGAAAACCGAAGCGCCGGCGTTGCGGTCCGCCGTTTCGGCCGGTGCCCCCACCCCCGGACCGTTTCCGAACAGCGGCGGCCAGCCGGGATACTCCACCGGAACGGGTGCCATCGAAGTTTGCTCACGATGGTGGATCGATATCGTAGTCAGAAACGAAGGAGACGTGCGAGCCGAAAACGTCCATCTAACGGCGTACTTCGAAAACCGAGACGAGAGAGTAGTAGCCGCTAAAGGATAGATTGGCGCCTCGACAACCCGATCGGCCGGCGATCTGTAGCGCGGTTCTCGCCGTTGGCGTCTGGAACACGCGCTATCGCCAATGATTGTGACAGACCCCTTCGTCTCGATCGGCTTCCCGTACCGAGCATCACATGGTTCGTCGCATCGCTCCGAAGCCGCGAAGCCGTAGGTATCGTCAACGCATCGACGTACCGTCGAAACTATGGGTCCGCTCTACTCGTCGCTCGATTCGAACTGAATCAGCCGAATTTGACATGTCCGTTTGTCCGTCGGAGATTAATACGAGGGTTATAAAATTGATAAGAAGTCAAGGATCGATACCTATATTGTGTGAAATGCGAACTACACTCTTCGACCGACTAATTCACGCTAACTGAAATAGAAACGGTTGAGTTACCCTTCAAACAAATGCAGGTGGCTTGTGGTGGTATTATATATCTAAATGGACTATCAGTTCTAATGCTCGATCAGACATAATTTGATGTAGGAACTAATATTATTCTGCCTCTTTGAGGCAAAGATAGATATGATTCGGTGCAGATCATGATATTATCTCCGCCTATATAGCAATTTCTACTACAAAGACCAAGAATCGAACCTAGACAGAATTTGGTGGAAAGTACACAAGACTATAGGACAGTAAGGTCAATAAGTTAAGTGATATTTAGTCTTTAGTAGCTTTACTAATGGTGGCTCAGGATAACCATCAATTGATCGACAAGCGAGAATTGCGGTATAGTCGAAACGAGTACCCAATTAGTTAGAAAGACTCTTTGCTGCCAACACTCGAATCAAGTACACCGGATTTGTAGAACCGATACTGTTTGGAGAGGGTGGCGATGATTATATTACAACCGTACGAACGTAATTACATCGATATTCATACACTGTTTCGGCGAACCAGAGTTTGTCTATCTCGGATATGAACAGAAAGACACGTAATTTATCTCATAGTTTGGCAGAGTCAAATAGCCTACATCCGTCGGCTGTAGTATTCGAATATTTTCGTCCTATAGAACAAGGATAAATGCCTATAGCCAAAAGAGAGCTACTCTTTGACGATCTGCAGCGATATCAAACGAATAAGACCAAGGAGCAGGCCAGAGGATCGGATGAAGCACTATTGGATCTGAAACTCGACCTCGATAATGTTTGCAGACTTCGCGACGAGGTCAGGAATCGTGCTTTGAAATTGCTCTCCTTGAAGCCGACTCGTCGGTGCCGAGAGGCTAATCGCCCCAAGGACCTCCTCCCGATGACGAATAGGGCATCCAACTGCCCGAACACCATCTATTTGTTCTTCGTCGTTCCGGGCGACGTGCTCTTTATGTATTTCTTGTAGCTCTTCCCGAAGCGTGGCCTCATCAGTGATCGTATTCGTCGTCTGTGGTGTAAGGTCGTACCCGTCAAGAATCGCATTGCGTTTCTCCTCGCTGACGTGGGCCAGTATCGCTTTCCCGGCTGCCGAACAGTGAAGGTTGTATCCCGGCGAGCCCTTGTTCCTGAGGTAGAGGTCTTCACCTACGGCGTTCTCACCAAACTCCTCGTAGAGGAGAACTTCCCGTCCCAGGGTTTCCACGACCAGATGTACCGATTCACCAGTCTCCCTGGCTAAGTCGTCGACTTCCGTTTTCGCAGCCCTGAATAGCCGCGAATTGTTA contains:
- a CDS encoding IclR family transcriptional regulator, with translation MEHNRNPRRIQAVDHAFEILKALRDHGGLTVSELANEVDLTPGTVHTHLTTMQEHGVVQNTGDKYQVGMFMIPFGEHVRNNSRLFRAAKTEVDDLARETGESVHLVVETLGREVLLYEEFGENAVGEDLYLRNKGSPGYNLHCSAAGKAILAHVSEEKRNAILDGYDLTPQTTNTITDEATLREELQEIHKEHVARNDEEQIDGVRAVGCPIRHREEVLGAISLSAPTSRLQGEQFQSTIPDLVAKSANIIEVEFQIQ
- a CDS encoding metal-dependent hydrolase — encoded protein: MGRDVPRAVFPLGHLAFAYLCYVAYAALTRRPLPARWALFPVAIGSQFPDLIDKPLAYYGVLASGRSVAHSIVIAVLVAGLVTWAGYALQRQRPDHRWVERLSAVTPAAFSIGYLSHLVGDSIGPLLAGAYSELPFLLWPILSVPQHAGDSVAPWIRLLELYQQPQTHPELPLIVTALVVFVSLRVWTHLGASPAASN
- a CDS encoding antitoxin VapB family protein encodes the protein MSRNIAISDDVYRELKREKGERSFSDVIRDHLKERRQLADVTGAGVLDPDVQTAVKDDVERLSQGTLSRLDDETL
- a CDS encoding type II toxin-antitoxin system VapC family toxin, whose amino-acid sequence is MKLCDTSVLVDIDRGGVDDRVRKLDDEGRHAISTVTVTELRLGVNKRYEDAEARQTAFEDLERLLARFEIVDVDRAVATAAADLVHALQARGEPLHDLHDVYVGATALTEQLPVLTANVDHFERMDDVAVIDWTTF